The sequence CACCGCCGTGCAAGGGCTGCTGCTGCTGTTGCTGGCGCATCGCCATACGGTGCGGCCCGTGCTGGCGTTGGCGCTGGTGTCCACCGCCGTGGGGGGGCACATGATGGCGCGTTATGGCGTGGTGCTCGACCCGTCCATGCTGCGCAACGCCATGCGCACCGATGTGCGTGAAGCCACCGAGTTGTTCAACCCGGGGTTGTTGTTGAGCATCGTGGGGGCCCTGGTGGCGTCGGCGCTGCTGTGGGTGGTGCCGCTGCGTGTGCGACCCTGGCGGCGGGCAGCGCTGGTGCGTGGCCTGACCATGCTGGGCACGCTGGTGGTGGCGGTGGCGGCACTGCTGCTGATCTTTCAAGATTTTGGTTCGCTGATGCGCAACCACAAGGCGTTGCGCTACACCCTCACCCCGGTGAACGTCTTTTATTCGACCACCAGCGTGGTGGTGACGGACATGCGTGCCGCCGCTCGCAAGCCCGAACCCCCGCAGCCCGTGGAACGCTTGGCACAGGCGCCGGGGCGCAAGCCAGCGGTGTTCGTGGTGGTGCTGGGGGAAACGGCGCGTGCTGCCAACTTCGGCCTGGGCGGCTACAGCCGCGACACCACGCCCGAACTGCGGCGCCAAACCGATGCGGTGTACTTCCCGCAGACGATGGCGTGTGGCACGTCCACCGAAGTGTCGGTGCCGTGCATGTTTTCGGCGTTTGGGCGGGCAGACTATGACGAGGATCGCATCCGCGCCAGCGAGTCGGTGCTGACCTTGATGGCGCGTGCAGGCTTGCGCGTGGTGTGGCTGGACAACCAGAGCGGCTGCAAAGGCGTCTGCCAAGGCACGGACACCCGCGATGTGAGCCACGAAAAAGACCCCACCCTGTGCGATGGCGAACGCTGTTTCGACGAAATTTTGGTGAAAGGGCTGGAGCGCGTGCTGGCCGAACCCGACCCGCAGCAGCGCGACACCGTGGTGGTGCTGCACCAGCTCGGCAACCACGGGCCAGCGTATTACCGACGGTATCCGGCGGCGTTCCGGCGCTTTACGCCCGAGTGCCAACGCAACGAGTTGCGCGAGTGCAGCCAAGCCGAAATCGTCAACGCCTACGACAACGCTTTGCTCTACACCGACTGGGTGGTGAATCAAACCATTGAGGTGCTGAAGCGTCAGCGCCCGCAGCGTGAGGTGGGGTTGGTGTACGTGTCCGACCACGGGGAGTCGCTGGGCGAGGGTGGGTTGTACCTGCACGGCATGCCGCAGGCTATCGCACCCGATGTGCAACTGCATGTGCCCATGCTGTGGTGGTTTGGCCGCGACGAATCCAACGGGCGTTCGGACATGGGCGTGGATGGCGCCTGCCTGCGCCAGCGCGCCAGCGCGCCGGCCAGCCACGACCATCTGTTCCACACTCTGTTGCGCTTGATGGCGGTGGACACCCCCCGCTACCAAGCCGGACGCGATCTGTTGAGCGCCTGCCGTGACGGCACCGCGCCCGCGAAATAAGTTCAGCGTCGCTTGAGCGCCACCCACAGGCGCAGCACGTGGGTGAGCGCGGCGTGCAGCCCGCGCACCAGCGGCGCAGGCGGGGTCTGATCGCGCAGTTCATCCAAAGTGCGCTCGGGCGTGGTGAAGCGCCGCGTGCGTTGGCTGAGGTAAGTGGGATAAAGAATCAGCGTGGCCGCCGTCAGCGCGTCCAAGGACAGGGCGCGTTGGCGCTGCGGGTGGTCGAGCCGATCGTCGGTCAATCCCCAGCCGGAGTAAAACGGTCGGCCCCAGCACACCACGCGCCGCCCGCGCAGCAGCGCTTCAAAGCCGGCCAGCGAGGTCATGACATGCACCGTGTCCACCTGCCTCAGCAGCGTGTCCATGCGGGCGTGGGGCAAAACCTCGTCGCAATGCTGGGCGGCTTGATGCTCGTCCGACCCAGGAGAGCGCAGTTTGGCAACCACGTCCGGGTGCGGCTTGTAAATCAGCCAAGCCCGTGGATGGGCCTGCCGTGCGGCTTGGATCAACGCCAGGTTGCTGCGGATGCGCGGTGAACCATGGCGCAGCGAAGCGTCAGACTCGACCTGCCCCACCACCAACACCACGTCGCGCCCTTGGGCGGCGGCGGGGCGCTGCCATGGCGTGCCGCTGAGGTTGTACTTCGTCGCGCCCTGGGCCAGGATGCGTTCACGCAGCGCCGCTGCACGGGCGCACAGCGCGGGCGGGAAGTCGGCGGTCTGCAACAGGTGTTCGATGTCCGAGGGGTGGTCGCCGTCATAGTAGATGCCGCGCCGGTCTTGCACCCAGCTTTGCGGCTGCACCAGAGCGGCCCCCAGCCCGACCGAGCGCAGAAAACCGTCTTCCATGCGCACCACGGTGGCCGCAGGCCCACCCGGTGGCAGCGGCTGGCGCCCCCACAGCACCACGGTGCTGCCCGCTGGCACTGGTGCTTGGCGCGATTGGAACGTGACCCGGCTCCCCGCCAAAAAACGCCGCACGATCGGGCGTTTCCACAGCGAAAACCCCGCCGCGATCACCTCCGGCGCAAAACGCGTGCGCTGTTGACGTTGCAGGGCGAACCAGTCGAGCAGGGGTTCGATGTCGCAGCGCTGCCCGGTTTCTGGGTGAACGTAACGCGGATAAGCGATCAAGGCCGCATGCACGAGGCTGTCCAGGGTGGCAGCGCTTCGGCGGGCGGGGGCGGGTTGGTCATCCGAAGTCAAACCCCAGCCGGCGTAAAACGGCAGGCCAAAACAGCGCACCGGCACGCCCCACAGCAGCGCTTCAAACCCCATTTGTGAGGTGACGACGTACATCGCCGCCACCCGCTCCAGCAACGCCGGCGGATGCACATCCCGTCCCAACCAGCGGATGCGCGCCCGATCCGCAGCGGAGAGCTGAGGCAGCACTGCGTCGAAGTGCCCCCGCTTGCGCCCGGCGATCACGTCCGGATGCACCTTGAGCACGATGAGGCGGTCG is a genomic window of Vitreoscilla filiformis containing:
- a CDS encoding phosphoethanolamine transferase, coding for MTILQRWHARWPWRPLSQEMLVLGVAALITLLGNGAFWQGALAGRSFAEANTWRFVLGAGVMITAVQGLLLLLLAHRHTVRPVLALALVSTAVGGHMMARYGVVLDPSMLRNAMRTDVREATELFNPGLLLSIVGALVASALLWVVPLRVRPWRRAALVRGLTMLGTLVVAVAALLLIFQDFGSLMRNHKALRYTLTPVNVFYSTTSVVVTDMRAAARKPEPPQPVERLAQAPGRKPAVFVVVLGETARAANFGLGGYSRDTTPELRRQTDAVYFPQTMACGTSTEVSVPCMFSAFGRADYDEDRIRASESVLTLMARAGLRVVWLDNQSGCKGVCQGTDTRDVSHEKDPTLCDGERCFDEILVKGLERVLAEPDPQQRDTVVVLHQLGNHGPAYYRRYPAAFRRFTPECQRNELRECSQAEIVNAYDNALLYTDWVVNQTIEVLKRQRPQREVGLVYVSDHGESLGEGGLYLHGMPQAIAPDVQLHVPMLWWFGRDESNGRSDMGVDGACLRQRASAPASHDHLFHTLLRLMAVDTPRYQAGRDLLSACRDGTAPAK
- a CDS encoding capsular polysaccharide biosynthesis protein; the encoded protein is MSAAPTPPRWVVHGQGVAQVPTLTALLSEATLVSPWAAWRHGADAVLAWGQKPSAQRAQSWATRRGLPVLRIEDGFLRSIGLGPDDPPLSLVWDDAGIYYDARHPSRLERLIAAGTTAAEAARAEALRQAWRAARVSKYNHAREADDPEWAGAVLVVDQTWGDASITCGQAGPEHFARMLRAALAEHPDRLIVLKVHPDVIAGRKRGHFDAVLPQLSAADRARIRWLGRDVHPPALLERVAAMYVVTSQMGFEALLWGVPVRCFGLPFYAGWGLTSDDQPAPARRSAATLDSLVHAALIAYPRYVHPETGQRCDIEPLLDWFALQRQQRTRFAPEVIAAGFSLWKRPIVRRFLAGSRVTFQSRQAPVPAGSTVVLWGRQPLPPGGPAATVVRMEDGFLRSVGLGAALVQPQSWVQDRRGIYYDGDHPSDIEHLLQTADFPPALCARAAALRERILAQGATKYNLSGTPWQRPAAAQGRDVVLVVGQVESDASLRHGSPRIRSNLALIQAARQAHPRAWLIYKPHPDVVAKLRSPGSDEHQAAQHCDEVLPHARMDTLLRQVDTVHVMTSLAGFEALLRGRRVVCWGRPFYSGWGLTDDRLDHPQRQRALSLDALTAATLILYPTYLSQRTRRFTTPERTLDELRDQTPPAPLVRGLHAALTHVLRLWVALKRR